In a genomic window of Oncorhynchus gorbuscha isolate QuinsamMale2020 ecotype Even-year unplaced genomic scaffold, OgorEven_v1.0 Un_scaffold_7714, whole genome shotgun sequence:
- the LOC124029791 gene encoding rhophilin-2-like, translating to ACRTPSRNDAGIETLAKYFSHIPLLESRFFTATRQMGIFFTWYDSFTGVPVCQQNVSLEKASILFNIGALYTQIGTRCNRQTGSGLQDAITAFQKAAGVLHHLKETFTHTPSYDMSPSMLSMSSR from the exons GCCTGTCGTACCCCCAGTCGCAATGACGCCGGCATCGAGACCCTGGCCAAGTACTTCAGCCACATACCTCTACTGGAGAGCCGCTTCTTTACCGCCACCCGCCAGATGGGCATCTTCTTTACTTG GTATGACTCGTTCACAGGTGTTCCAGTGTGCCAGCAGAACGTGTCTCTGGAGAAGGCCAGTATTCTGTTCAACATCGGCGCCCTCTACACCCAGATCGGCACGCGCTGCAACCGCCAGACGGGCTCCGGCCTCCAGGATGCCATCACAGCCTTCCAGAAAGCTGCAG GAGTCCTCCACCACCTAAAGGAGACGTTCACCCACACCCCCAGCTATGACATGAGTCCCTCCATGCTCAGCATGTCATCAAGATGA